In Lactuca sativa cultivar Salinas chromosome 5, Lsat_Salinas_v11, whole genome shotgun sequence, the DNA window GCAGGCTGCATAAATTtcgtttcttttctttttaagacattgtactttaaaaatctACTTGATTGTCACAGTAAGTATCGCCTTTTTATATGGATGCGATCGCTATAACAGtgtagatttttcaaaaaaaaaataaaaaggaaaaaatgATAGTAGAATGTTTGTAATAAACAAGGAAAGACCTGATTCCATCTCTAGCCGGATCAGCAAAAAGACAGTCAAGTGTGGGTCTTCCAGGCAGTTGAGCACGAAGCACGGATCCATCCGGGAGAACCAACTTCCTTAACAGATCAAAGTTGTGGTTTCCAGGCTTGTCACtaataaaattaattccaaatccaATTAGTTTACAGATTTTCCATTTTCATGAAATAATATCAATGAAAatagaaacataaacaaataCCTAACGTAGATGGCACATCCACCAATAGATCGAGCAGCAGCATGATAATCAGCAGCCGGATGAAGACTCTGAAAGTTTCATTCATAATTAGATACAAATTTCCCTTTTACCATGTTTTTTAACTTATCATCATGAGTCATTAATGCTTACATGGAACATGTCCCAATCAGGCTGCATAAATTCACCAAGAAACAACGTATTATACGCGACAGAAGAAATATGAATGGTGTGAGACGCAGGGTCATGAGGGTAGAAATCATCCGAAGCTCTGATAATTGCGGTTTGTTTCGCACTATAAAGCCCATCCGTATTATGACACATACACGCAATACATCCATTATCTTCAAAATTCTTTGCAATCGAAGCTTCAAGAGCCTGAACATAACTTCTAGTAATGGAAACTCTCCCACCATATCCAGCCCCGAGTGTTTCAATTATGTTTTGAACATCAACTTTAACTCCATCAACTCCACATGAAGCAAGGTACGCATGAAGTTCGTTGTAGAAGTTGAAAACTTTTCTAGGGTGAACTAGACCCAAGCCATGGACAGCAAGGCTGTCCATGACTATGTCTGGTTGGTTTCCTTTTACACCCGGGGACTGAATCGGGTATGCCAGAGTTGGGTCGTAATGTTCCATTCCGGCTACAGATGGATTTACACCACCCCAGTAGCCTGCTAAAGCATGCCAGACGTATACGTATTTGACATTATGACGTTCTTTTGCTTCGTCTACCACGTGCTTTAAGCCTGGGGGGTGATCGTCTTTCTTCTTTTGAAATTTCTCGTTCTCTTTGATTCCTGTTAGTCTGTTTGCAAATCTGCGAGATTGATTGAAAAAAATTTAGTAGAATTAACAAAAGAAAGAAGAGTTATTATAGTAATAACGTAAAGATATTCCTTACTGTGCTCCTTCTTGGACAACGATGTTGGGGTCCTTGTTTTCGTTACCAATTTGCTGCCAACCATCGTCTATGATGAGGAAGCGGGGTGGAGTCCCTCCTGATGATAAACTACAATAGAAACCATCAAAACTTCATTCGCTTAATATCTCTTTGTTGAATCTTTGAGGCCATTTTCCCAACAATTTGTTTCTAGAAATGGTATAAGTATTTCGGATTGAAGTTAGTTTTTTAAATTACCTTTTGAGGCCTTCTTCAACACCCTCTGCAGTGACATCGGTGTAGAAAGCATCCCATGTGCACCAACCAAACCAGTCGATAAATTCGGGTAACTGTTGTAGATTTATATCAACCAACAAAAGTCAGACAAATGAGTAAATAAGATACGATTCTCATGACATTCTTGAGATTTTACATGGagggatgtttttttttttacctttttcttCTCCCGATGATGAAATGTTTGCATATGGTTCTCAACTGCCCTGTTCCACAATCAGATTTAAATTCGAAGTCAGGCAATAGGCCTTTTTAAGTTACAAAGACCATAGTAATATAGTAACAACAAAAAGTTAGACAACCAAGTTGGCATTTGGCAAGTCCACTTACTTTAAAGCCTGTGTGATGACCTCAAAAGGGTTTGTTCCAGCATTCATGTAAACAAGGCTGAGCCCTTGATTGGTTTCAACTGCATGATCCCCTGAGTAAAAAGCACAAAACAACAATTAGTTTCTGTAAAAAGATTATTATATTATTCCTGCAACCCCTGAGTTGGCTCTGGCCCACACAGTTAATATACTAACCACTCTCTAGGCAAATCTCTAGTTCATTCTTATCATTCCCTTGAAGAACAGCTCTGAACTGGCCTTCCAAAAGAGGAAGGAATACGGTATAGATTGTGGGACTATTGTCATTGTTGTCTTTGCTCTCAACAAGCATAAATTGAGTCTCTAGAGGAATATCTTTCCCACATGTTCCCATTCGCTGAGTCATCCACCATAGCTTGAAACGGAAACAACACATAAACCGAAGATCCCTGATACAAATCAAACAAAATTGTTTTAACATTTCTCTATTAGATCTTCACATGAAATCTTGAAAATGCATGATGATTAAATGATGAACAGAATCTGGAACTTACTCTAGGACTCCAACAGGAAACACGTGGAGACTTTTGGTATTTGAAGATGTTGCACCAATGAATGCACCTGTTACAAGTCCTGACCCTGTTCCTGGGGTCAGCACGATGTTTTCTGGTACGTTTTTAAGTATGGTTTTCCCATGGACTACAAGGTTTGCAGCATCAATGGAGATCTTTGGTGTAATTGTCATCTTTACAAACGGTGTCTGAGGAGAAACTACAGATACAATGAACAATGAccattaaaaaagaaaattaatgCTGAGAAGAAGAAAGGGAAAGTGGGAAAcaaccaaacaaaaaaaatattataatcaAGTGCTTACAATCTCTTTAACTTTTTAGATTAAAATAAGACGAAAATATGTTAACTAGTTTTAAATTTTAATCACCCTAAGGGCATCCGCAATGAATTTAACTTATTAGAGTTTAATAGATTGACACATCATCATTTTACTCACTATACAATATTATATTAATTTTCCTACAATGCATTGAACTTCAATAGAGTTCATTGGAATATATATTCAATAGTTAGTTTCCTTTTTCCCATTGAAAAGTTCGATCATTGAACTTCATATTCATTAAATGCCAACACGGAATCCCATAATACTGGAGTTTAATCCATACCAATTAGGCATGCCAGCTCATTCAACTCTCCCATTGAACTATGCATTGTGTATGTTCTAAAAACTTACCATAATTATTGCTTACCTATCCTTTTTGGAGTTTTGTACTGGGTAATTgtgttttttaaaaatatttactaATCTCTTGTGCTTTTAAATTTAATTACTGAAACACAGGTAATTAGCTTTTTGATGACCCCAAATTCCCAATATACCACCATCTCCCCCATCTGTTCTTCCAATCGGAACTCAAAGGTTCTCCTTCACCGACCTTTCACGCTGTCTCGTTCTTCCTCCAAATAGCACAAAATAGATCTAGCTTTTGGGAAGTTTTCAAAGAAACTGGCAAGACTGACCACAAATCCTTTCGTTTGAAATAGTGATAAAAGTTTGAGAGAATAAATTTGTGATTGGAAACCTTCCATGAATCTATGCTTATGTGAACTGGGAAATTTTCCGATACTGATGTTCTAAATTGACTAAATTTCCGATAAAATGCACATGGTTCGGTTATAGCATTTGTGTGCGCAGAAATCGTAAAAAACATCGCCTGATATGAATTGCTCTCCAATCTTCGATTTTTTCTACTTCTTGATCAAAAATGAAAACCAAATCGCAAATGGGTGATTACAAAATAGTTGTGTATCTCCTAAAATGCCAACAAATCTTTGAGTTTTTTGTGCTTCTTGATACAAAAGAAAGCCAGGTCGCAAATGGGGTGAAGGAGACTGGTGGTGTTACATATGCATATAAAAGAACAACTGACCAGTGAAAGAGGATAGGTGGGAGAGAACCACCGCCGACGGGACAGAGGGCAGGGGTGGTGTAGCCGACAACTTAATAATTGAAGAAATAGGAAGGTTGAAATGGAGACAAAGATGAAGACTCATTGTGCAAACAGATCTTTAACAGCAAGGATAAAGATGGTTGATCTTTAGCTCCGGCGGACAAAAAACGGCGAGTAGAATAGGAAGGGAGAAGAAGAGGGATAGATGTGGGTCACCctatttaagatttttttttaatataaaaatatatatatatatatatatgacgtgGAATATATTTTTACAAcctttttgtaaatatttttcaAACTACGTCATTCTTgcaaataattattaaaatttcatTAAGTTTTTGTAGTATTTTAATAgtaaaaacaatataaaatatcTAAGATTTAAAACCAGCGTGGtcacataatatattattatttttatttatttaaatagtaATGTCAAGTAatgttattttagaaaaatatgacttatacttaaaattgataaattataTAAGGGAACTTTATATAATATATGACAAtacataaaaacaatttttttttttttatttttgaaaataatttaaaagattttggaacatgattttttattaaataaagacGAAGTAGATAACCAAAAAAAAAGACGTAAACAGgaaaaaaacaataataataatcctGTCTTTTCCTTCTGATTTTTTCCTTTTTTTGGAAATAATAAGAAACACAAAAAATTGGCACAGAGGGTCGATAGCGTCACATAGTTctgaagaataataataataataataacaataatattattaataataaagaAGACAATCCAGCTTAAAAAGGGGAAGAAAGTTCAAAACTTCAAATGCACGATAATTATCCTAAACATTTTGCACAAAAACAGACATAAACAAACCTAAATCAAATCATCAAGCACTACGAGCCAAATGAGTTCCACAGAAAACCATTACAAGATCTAGAAAATCATTTAAGCTCCTAATGAAATCGTAATTGTCAACATAACAACTCAGCTTTCTGTCAAAATGAACAATACCTGATTCCGCAGTCGCTTCTCGAATTAATCTCTTCGATTACAACGAAGCCCTCCGCTTTCGATTCTCAACCGATCAGCTCGGAAGAAGAGCACTCCAGATATGAAAATGCGAGCTTCCAAGAGAAATTTGGGAGGAGAAGCAACGAGAAATGCTCAGCAGAAAACCGGTTTATTGATTTCAAAATGGAACAAGTTTGAACTTGAAATAGAAAGAGGGCGGGGGAGGGGTTTATATACCTGTGAAGCGATTAACAGTCGAACAAGTCGGCTATATCTTCGAACGAGATCATGACACGTGTCAGAAGCAAGTTGGCTGATTAGATAACAACAATTTTACCCTGGTTTCTTTTTCTTTCCCTAGAATGGATATTTTGGGATGATAAGCATGTGAACCGGTCTAACAAGTTGTAACTTTTAGGAgatgaacatgaacatgaacatgataTCTGTTATTATATAATTATTTCTTTTGTCTTACGGGTTACGGAAGGAAATGTAGAAGATGGGATAATTGAGATTGAATAGAAATGTATTAAATTAGGAGATGCATACCCGTTTGTTGCTACATAGGAAAATTTCATGCGGGCGAGATTTTTGTCTAtataatctctaaatattattaaaagaaaatctttaATTCTAAACTGAAGAAATCAGAGCCATTGATTGCATTTCAATCATATATTTTCCACTATTAGATTATTTGCTGACATCATCTTtatcatcattttatttttgtccaccaaatttataaaacatatattacGTTTTAAATTAGGAAGTTTATTAATAACAATTAAATCTCATCAAaagtaaaattaattaaattaggaattgtattaatgacaattaaatctcatcaaaaataaaatgaattaaattaggaattTTATTAATGACAATttaatctcaccaaaaataaaataaaaaaaataccccACCGCACCCCTTATTACCAATATTCCTACACTTTTTCCTCATTTCTTTACAAAATCTATCTAACCTAAGTTTTGTACTAGAGAAGAAAATAAGGGAAAGAAGAAATAGAGTACTTGTTGGCTTCGATCTGTATGGATTAATCTTATGTTCGATCATCATGGAAGAATTAGGAATGATATAAAGATAAATTTTATTTGGATTCTACTTGAATTTGATCGTAGTTTAGATCGATTTTGGTTAAGTTTTAGATTATGTTTCTGTTTCAACTATGAAGTTCCAATCTATAAAACCTTTCGATTTAAGTTTAGATCGATAATGGTTATGTTTTCTAAATTTGCTTCGATTTTTCTTCTTATGATATGTATTGTTGATTTTGATTATTTAAGTTATAGGTATCTGAGAGCAAAAAAGATGGATACAATAGCACCACTATCTCTCATCCATTATTTTGATTTGGAAGATATGTCCACTAGGTAGTAAATTTGTATATatcgattttattttttatttttacgtTTTTTGTATTTGTGTTTAGTCAATGATTTTTTTGTGGCTTACGAAATCGTGAATGGAAGATATACCCGAGTCAAAGTCTATAATGCTTTACCTATTTGATCTCTTCCTGCATTTAGAGATGAAATTCAAACCCTTATACGAATGAGTGATCCACATATCCTACAACTCAGCAAAACCCAGTAGTGATATTTGTTTTGATTTAttgtaaaaaaacatttttttataaaaatacaaataGGGCTCTCAAAAAAGAGTTATTCATCGATccctttttaatattataaaacatCTTTTAGACTCAATAGCAAAGAAAATACAAAGTTTTAGTATACCATGTAAATAAATTACCTCGATAAACCTTATTGGAAAATGTTTATAGTTGATTACTTTTGGTTACTTAGTAGGtttttttgtgaaaaattgtattctaatttatctattacatattATTCTGTTTTTTCAAAGGAGAGATACATAGAACTCAGATTGCTAATTTTCGTTTTGTGTTTTTGGAATATGTTTTAGTTGTGAACTTGATGCTATGCAAGTACTTGCGTTGTCTGGGCATGCTGAGAAGTATAATAAGAACCTTGCACAACCTTATTATTTCGTTTAAGCGGTTTGAATCTTCTTATTGAGTTTACTTTCTCAAGGATAAATGGTTATACCCTACACTCTTGAAAATAGGGTTGGGAATATTGTGAGTATCTAGGTTTTCTCAGCAATAAGATAAGACATTAGTATAAAAGTTGCAATATAAACCTTTTTAAATTACATAATAATAACTAAACAAATATATGTGAAAGATTATCTTTATAATTTAAATTgcaatatataacataaaaatcgTATTAAATTTTCATTATGTTCCATTCCATGCTCACAAACATGTCTCTGGAACGGAATTACTCACTATATTATCTGGCTTTTACGATTACCTATCAATATGGAAACCATCATTCATGAACAACTATCATATCAGcttttccctctcctctctcttccaTCTTTTCCAACCCACAACACATGAAAATCTTATTTTTTTCAACCCACTcaatttaaaaaaattcaaaaaaactaAGGTATAAGTTTTAAGACACATGGTACAAgaggagagagatagatagatagatagatagataaatagatagatagatagatagatagataggaTGAAGCAGGTTAATGAAGCTACATAAACAACCCACTCCTCCTAACCCATTCAAGCTAGAGTGGTGTCTTGGAGGTACCAATGTTACCTCCCAATTTTACCATGACTCTATCCTTCCTAACCAGAATATATTAATGTGTTTACATTCAAATGTTTATTAAACGTGGAAAATAACAATATTTGAAAACCGAGATGCTTCTTTCATTCTTTCTATACGAATCAAATTTGTAGATTTAATTAGCATGATGGATGGAAGAAACATATGTTTTGCATCCATATTTCATGACAGTGAGATTATATAAACAATAAACGATCATTCGGTTATCGTCTATGAACAAAAAAAAGCTCAAAGAAGTGTGTATATGTATAGTGAAAGGGAGATCGGTGAATTTATTGCTAACGCTATGTAGAAAGTTGGCAAAGAAGGTACCCACTCTATACTATTGTTATCCATTATATGTATCTTATCTTCTAAAGAATGCTAAAAAtgttaatttttagtttttttttcaacaTTTTGACTATTTTTTATAGTTTCTATTCGACAATTTAGCTCATGATGCTAAAGTCTTTTCAAGTGTTGCAATTACTTATCGTTTGAATGTCTCTTGATGTAAATTTTAAGTAATTATTGTTTATAGTCATTATTTAATTAGAATTTTCTTTCAGGTTTTAGAGCAAAGTAGCACATATAATAAGTactattaaatgaaaaaaaaaaaaaaaacttagcaaaattaacaaaaaaattggTGTTGATGTTGTCTATACTATGTAAATCACAATTACAAGAATCAACATTAGCACGTATATATGGTTAAGAATACAATTTTTAAACAACGTTTATATCTTGGAAACATTTTGCATGATTAGTTTAAATTAACTATTGTACATTTATGTTATATCAAATATCTACACGTACAGAATGTCGATAAGATATTCCAatgtatatattaattttaactaATCATTATAATTTTACAAATAAAACATCTATCCttgtaaattaataatttttttgaaaacattgaTTAGTTATTAGGATTAATTttgcatttatatgtatttttttatgtcCCCGCGTTatacgcgggtcataatctagtatatacaatatataatataatttagagTATGATTAGAGttgtaaaaaatataaaataaattagaaaaaatatattttatatacaaaaagttgtaaaatacatataaaaaactATTTAATAAAAGTTGGGGAAATTAAGGAAAAGAAATCGAAtcgaattttaaaataataataataataataataataataataataataataataataataataataataagttccaccaaaaatgtaaaaaagGAAAAGTAGGATGGAGCAAAATttgtaaaagaaaataaaataaaagtttaggttgatgtaaaaaaaaaaaaaaaaaaaaaaaagaacctaTGCCAAACGCTGTAGAAAAAAATAGGATGGAGACCCAATCCAAAGAAATATTAAGAAATAAggttaactttaaaaaaaattagtatTGTGAACGTAAtaaaaaaatttttaaaaaaatgaataaaaccGTAGGAAATGAAATATGGCAGGGTGGGCGAGTTGGTTCAAAGTTGGATCATATTCTAGTGTGGGTTTTTGGACCAGGAAAAGAGACCCGCAAGCAAAATCAAAAGGGGAAGAATAAGGGGGTGTGTGACTTATTTTTTGAGAGGCCAAAAGGACGTTTGGGAAAAGTTATAAAAAGTTAGGATTCCTATTTTTCCAAAAAGTTAGATATCAAAATCCCAAAAGtagtttttaaaatgtttttaccaAACATTTTTTCTCATCTATCTTTTTCTAAAAGTCTTTTTGGTCTCTCAAAAAATAAGTCAAACATCCCTTAAGAACATGTGTCTCCCCCATAGACATTTATTCGTAGGGGCGTTCAAAATATTCGTATCCAAAGATTCGATCTGAAAATCCGATCAAattatccgaattttcggatatccggtttttcGGATTCAGATACGGATAGTAGTTTTGTAAAATTTCAGATATTTCGgatatccaaaatccaaaacttaTGATTTTGTTTTTATACTTATTTGTTGTTTTAACCCCATATACATATTAACTACAATATATTCATAATATACTTAATTAAACATCTTTACAACACATAAGCCTTTGAATTCTCGAATGTAGTAACAGAAATGAAAAATGGAAGCACTCGCATATGATTTTGTCTTTAGTTTTGATATATTATATTACCTAGAAATATAACTACTATAATTTAAAGATAAAATGAATGAGAAGCATCATATTTTTCTACACATAAAAAAACAAATTGTCCCAAGTCGCAACTCACGTATCATATCGTAAATTGAAAAAGTTAGTTTAGACTTTAGAGTTTAGTTAACACAAAATATACCACTTAGGACATTAGGTGTACTGTTTAAATATGACATATTTATTCATAACTATTACATTGCCTTCTATAATAGAATTGATTTTAATTTTGGacaaaaatctaaaattttcggatatccgattttGGCATTCGAATCCGTAAGCGAAATTTCTGATATCTGATTTCGAAAACCCCTAGTTATTCACCCACAACTAACGTAAATGtcttttttgtttgtaaaatgctCTGTATTTAATATAAACACCAACTATGGTGATATTACATCCACTTTGCAAAAGTCGTATTCTATAAATTATGCATTATGTTGGTACCtattttctaatttttaaaaTACATTAACCGATTCTATGAAAAATATCCATAATGACATTTTCTATAAATTACAGAGgcaatttttgtaatttattttgtatACAAGAGCAAACCTGTCAACATTCGAAAGAGTTACACTCATGGACCTTTTTCTATAACAAAAATACGCATAGGGTATTTTCTGTAAATTATAgggactatttttgcaatttATTTTTTATGTAGGGACCACCAAACATGTCAAATCTGAAAAATACTGATATACAAAAGATGAAGGCATGAAATGTTGGTGTTTAAAATCGAGGAAGATAAAATTGACATTTTACAAAAATATGAGGTGGAAAGTGACATTCGACAAAGTAAGGGGTGGAAAATGCAAACATACGGAAGTGTAAGGACCAAATATGCCAACATAAAAAAGTTTTGTGAACAAAATCTATAATAATAAAGTTTTTTGGTAAAATTTAAGCCAATCTAAAATAACAAATTTTTGTagacaaaatttaaaataaaaacttttgtAAACAAAGCCTAAAACcataaaacttattttacaagCACAGGATCCaattttttcattatatataattatttaaaaataagaatttataataataataaaagtttttttttctgacTCGTTCTGATGCCTTTGAGGATATTTAATTCCTCAGGACCAGCCTTGCCGCTAAGCTTTAACAAAATGTCGTCTTAAGTAACGACTTACAAACAATATGGTTTGACATGACTCATAAAAGATTGAGGCTTAGTATTCTCGTCAAGTCCATGTGTAACAAACGATATGGTTTGACATGActtataaaaaatacataattattaaaatatagttgttattttaacaaaaaaataataataataagaaattAAAGATATAACCTATATCGGTGAACCCTCTTTATAGCACATGGACAAATTTGGAACTTACGTGTTTTATAAGGAGTAAAATTACATTGGTTGTCATCTTTCTACATTTTTAATCTTAACTTTTTGGATTTGATATCAGTAGTTCTAGTAGTTCTCAGGGTTTACAAAATTTTATATCATATTTTTGGTAAAATCtgtgaaaaaaaaactttatttttacACCGTATGAAACTTTCATTTGCTATGAAAATACTTATTGAAGATCCCtactaaaaactaaaaaataaataaataaataaataaaaagaactaATGGTTTTGGTAATTGAACAATAAGTTTTTTAGGTCAAACCTATAAAATTACTATTTACAATGTGATTTTTTTGGCGTTTTCACATGTTAGACCTACGAAAacaaaatattttgattttttttatttttaaattttttggaCATTTTCGCTTGTAAAACATATGAATATTTTTTagacaaaaatgcaaaaaatggtccctgtggtatgtatttttttagggttttaatccaaatCTCGACTTTTttgattggtggtccttttgagctagtttacatgcagttttggtccctgtccaaactaaaaagactattatacccttaatgaacttagtttttatttttctttcactttttaaaattattattattattaa includes these proteins:
- the LOC111887576 gene encoding probable galactinol--sucrose galactosyltransferase 2 isoform X2 — its product is MTITPKISIDAANLVVHGKTILKNVPENIVLTPGTGSGLVTGAFIGATSSNTKSLHVFPVGVLEDLRFMCCFRFKLWWMTQRMGTCGKDIPLETQFMLVESKDNNDNSPTIYTVFLPLLEGQFRAVLQGNDKNELEICLESGDHAVETNQGLSLVYMNAGTNPFEVITQALKAVENHMQTFHHREKKKLPEFIDWFGWCTWDAFYTDVTAEGVEEGLKSLSSGGTPPRFLIIDDGWQQIGNENKDPNIVVQEGAQFANRLTGIKENEKFQKKKDDHPPGLKHVVDEAKERHNVKYVYVWHALAGYWGGVNPSVAGMEHYDPTLAYPIQSPGVKGNQPDIVMDSLAVHGLGLVHPRKVFNFYNELHAYLASCGVDGVKVDVQNIIETLGAGYGGRVSITRSYVQALEASIAKNFEDNGCIACMCHNTDGLYSAKQTAIIRASDDFYPHDPASHTIHISSVAYNTLFLGEFMQPDWDMFHSLHPAADYHAAARSIGGCAIYVSDKPGNHNFDLLRKLVLPDGSVLRAQLPGRPTLDCLFADPARDGISLLKIWNVNKCTGVVGVFNCQGAGWCKIEKKTRIHDASPGILTGSVQSTDVDALTQVAGPDWHGETVVYCQRSGEVIRLPKGVSLPVTLKVLEYELFHFCPLKEISENISVAPIGLLDMFNSSGAVDEFEVHLASESRVFSDGSTPLSETRPVTATVSLKVRGCGRFGAYSSQLPLRCSVDGLNTEFSYDNATGLLTIVIPVPQEEMYKWCIQIEV
- the LOC111887576 gene encoding probable galactinol--sucrose galactosyltransferase 2 isoform X1; this encodes MSLHLCLHFNLPISSIIKLSATPPLPSVPSAVVLSHLSSFTVSPQTPFVKMTITPKISIDAANLVVHGKTILKNVPENIVLTPGTGSGLVTGAFIGATSSNTKSLHVFPVGVLEDLRFMCCFRFKLWWMTQRMGTCGKDIPLETQFMLVESKDNNDNSPTIYTVFLPLLEGQFRAVLQGNDKNELEICLESGDHAVETNQGLSLVYMNAGTNPFEVITQALKAVENHMQTFHHREKKKLPEFIDWFGWCTWDAFYTDVTAEGVEEGLKSLSSGGTPPRFLIIDDGWQQIGNENKDPNIVVQEGAQFANRLTGIKENEKFQKKKDDHPPGLKHVVDEAKERHNVKYVYVWHALAGYWGGVNPSVAGMEHYDPTLAYPIQSPGVKGNQPDIVMDSLAVHGLGLVHPRKVFNFYNELHAYLASCGVDGVKVDVQNIIETLGAGYGGRVSITRSYVQALEASIAKNFEDNGCIACMCHNTDGLYSAKQTAIIRASDDFYPHDPASHTIHISSVAYNTLFLGEFMQPDWDMFHSLHPAADYHAAARSIGGCAIYVSDKPGNHNFDLLRKLVLPDGSVLRAQLPGRPTLDCLFADPARDGISLLKIWNVNKCTGVVGVFNCQGAGWCKIEKKTRIHDASPGILTGSVQSTDVDALTQVAGPDWHGETVVYCQRSGEVIRLPKGVSLPVTLKVLEYELFHFCPLKEISENISVAPIGLLDMFNSSGAVDEFEVHLASESRVFSDGSTPLSETRPVTATVSLKVRGCGRFGAYSSQLPLRCSVDGLNTEFSYDNATGLLTIVIPVPQEEMYKWCIQIEV